In the Balaenoptera acutorostrata chromosome 16, mBalAcu1.1, whole genome shotgun sequence genome, TAGATGTACTTTATCACCAAGTGTCATTTAGAATGATTGTTTCTGTGTATCAAGAAAACGTCTAGTGCTTgtttcggcagcacatatactaaaaattgGAACGAtgcagagaagattagcatggcccctgcgcaaggatgacacgcaaatttgtaaagcattccatatttttaaagatgttaaaaaaaaaagaagacgtcTTCCACCTTGCTGGTAACCTATTCTAACTAATTCTGCTCTGCAGCTATAGCTTCAGTGGATTTTGTTGAATGGGACATTCAGGTGAGTGACCAAAAGTCAGAAGTTTTCTTCTAGCTATTAACTTTTATAATGAAGATGATGCTTTGGGGGCAAAATATCTAAGTATAGTAGTTGTGTAGGTGGTTTCCAGATCCCAGAAGCAGGACTCATTATGAATGAAGACAAGAGAAGAACAGCGAGTTATTAGGAGGCATTTGCTAGTTGTATCACTTAGGGAAAATTATTTAAGCTCTATGAGCCTTAACCATAGAGTTAGGATAACAATATCTCCTCATGgggtttttgtgagaattaaatgatctGGTACaggtgcttggcatatagtaaataataaataccagttattattttcttaaagggattttttaaaatttaaactagaACTTAAAAATGATCTTCCATCATTGGTTCAGTTTCATGTTGGtgaatgttagattttttttttttttttttttgggccagcAGTAATATCACTCTTGAGGATCGTGAATAAACTTTTGAGGATGCAAAGTACCCATGCTCTGCTAAGGCTAGCCCTCAGCCAGCTTATTCccctttacttttttcccccGTACCTAGGAGAATAGGAGTTTTTGTTTCATAGGAGCGTGAAAGGACACTCTGGGACCACCTCAGCTATTAATAAAAGAGTCAATATTTTTTGAGTCCTTTGCACCTACCAAGCCCTGTGttagcattttacatatattattatcaTGTAACCTTCACAATACTGCACTGtgggtattattcccattttacaaaagaggaaactgaggcttgagaagttaagtaacttgccccacaTCCCTCAATTAGGTAAGTGTTGGAGTTATAGCATTCAAAGCCAGGTCTGTCGAACTCCAAAGCCCAGGCTTGGGAAAAGGAGAGTTGGGCTGTGTGGGCTCAGAGGAGATtgtccccagctcccaggctcACATGCCTCCCTCAGGACCCCGTATCCTGCCAAGAAGTGTAGGAGCCTTTCTGCTTTCAGAACATTCTCAGTCGCCTCACCCTGAGGTATGCTGGGTTAGCTTCCTGTgactgctctaacaaattaccgCAAAcctagcaacttaaaacaacggAAATTTACTCagtcatagttctggaggccagagggccgaaatcagggtgttggcaggACCACACTTCCTTCAGAGACTCCTGGGCAGAAGAATCCATTCTTTGCCTCTCCCAGCGTCTGGTGGCCATCGGCCTTCCTTGGCCTGTGGTGCAGCTCTCCAGGCTCTGCCTCCCGTCTTTACaaggccttctcctctgtgtctgtcagATCTTTCCTGTGTCTCGTAAGGAAACTGTCAGTGGacttagggcccacccagataacccAGGATGCCCTCTGCATCTCAAGATTCTTCACtgaatcacacctgcaaagagcctttttccaaataaggtagcATTCACAGGTTCTGAAAATTAGGACATGGACGTATCTTTCAGGGGCAACCCTTCTGCCCACTCCACGTGCTAGTGGCTGCCTTGCCAGCTGTCACGTAGGGTCCTGTCTCTCGGCAGGCACCGTGGGTAGACATGACGTCCGGTAAAGGCTGCCTTTCCAGCGGAATGACTGGTTCTCAACAAGATTGCACAGCGTGGTGCTTGAAGGATGTTTCCATGCTTTTCCTGTTTGTGACACATGTTCAGTTCAGCTGAAAGCTTCCGGGGGCTTCCCCTGAGGTGGCAGTGGTCTCTCTCACAAGGGctccttctctttcagattgcTGACCTGCAGCTCCACAAACTGGACGAACTGGACTGTCTGATTCAGGGCCTGCTTTACGTTGACTCTATTGGCTTCAACGGCAAGCCGGAATGTTACTATTTCGAAAATCCCACAAATCCCGAGTTGTGTCAAAAAAGGCCGTACTGTCTggataacccgtaccctatgttGCTGGTGAACATGGGCTCAGGTGTCAGCATCCTAGCAGTGTACTCCAAGGACAACTATAAAAGAGTTACAGGGACCAGGTAAACGTGGTTTCCACTGAAGAACCTTTTTGTGCTTAAACCCAGGCCTCTTCCTGGAAGACCACTTTCTGAAAaggttatttatatttaatacatttttaaaagaaagatcttACCCTCCTCAGCCAACCAAAAAGGACCTATTGGATATGTTACACAGGGTGATTTATAGAAAGGTTAATAAAACACAGCCTTGGTTGGAAACTGGTCAGCTTGTGGGAAGAAAAAGTGTTGCACATACCAGAAATTTTCCCAAAGGCAGACATGTTAAGTGCCAGGTGAATGGCAGGGACCACAATACAGTAGAATCCAGGTGGAAGGATGCTTGGGATGGTCAAAGAGGGCTTCTTTTTGGAAGTACCTTGGTGCCTAGCACAGGAAGAATTGCTTGAAATAGTCGTCCCAATCAGAGAGCCAGATTGGGTTTACAAAGAATGTTTTTTACCCTTACGTGAATGCTCCAGCTGCAAACTGGAATAGTCAGCACACCTCACAGGGAATTTGGGAGTGCAGTGGATGGGAAAACAGCCCTGTGACTAGAGCAGAGCAGAGTACCATGTTTCTTAATGTACACACTCCCcaagggcacgtgggctcagcttCCTGTTAATGGGGATTCAACACGGGAAAAAGATCCAGGGTCAGAAGTCTTTGAGAAATTGTagtataaacaaaattaaacaggtTTTCCTTACTTATAAGAAGATTTGGTATGAAGTGTTTCTTCAACTTATTGGACCACAGAACCCAGTTTTGGAGGAACAACTTAAGGAACTAGTGTTGTGTGGCGTGTGCTTTGAAACATGgtattgaaacccttgtttttgaTAGATGAAGATATCAtgtaacttctctgggcctcagtttccttgtttgtgcCATGAAGTGAGTTGTTTCTTAGTTTCTACAAGCTTTTCCAGTACTGAAATTCTGCGGTTCTACTCACCCGTTAGGAGGAGAGCACTGCTTTTCTCCTGTATTGACATGACTTGTGATGGGTTCTGCATACCTCAGTGGTTCACCACTGGGGAAGGGAAGATTGAGGCCCCCAGGGGacgtttggcaatgtctggagacattttttggttgtcacaactggaggtGCAGTGATAATGGCATCTAGTGACCAGAGGTTAGGGGTGCTGCTAAATGTCCTACCGTGCATTGGTCAGTCCCCCACAGCAAAAGAGTATCGAGCCCCAAATGTTAACAGTTAGTGGTGTTAAGAAACCCTGAACCACGCATTCTGACTGATCCTGCTCGTGTCCAGAATATAGGCTTTGGTGTGTACATTAATTGCCACTAGTCAATACATTTTCTCACTGAGAATACAGCACTAACCTTACTTGCTCACATGAGAATCACAACTGGCCCCATGGCCTCATTAGGGCTGTCAGAACTACCAGAGACAAATGAAGAATTCGGCTGAGCTGGTTTTACCTTAAGAGAGTGATCTCCTGAGAAAGGTacaatttttaagaaactacaaACAGCTTCCCAAAAGGAGCCATTGAATTGGTAGAGCTTGTCTCAAGGTAACAACAAGCTAAACATTTTCCAGAATTAgagatatttataattttgttcatTAACACTTAACAAATTCATGAATTATATCACAGGTACACTCTCTCAAACTTGGGGGTTCCAAGGATCTGGGTTGTCTTTGAATAATGAGCCAAATTGTGACGTTTGGCATCTGTCACATGTGCAATAATGCCTACCCATTCCAGTTATTGGTAAATGCCAGTTAATGATCACTGATTTGCAATCATCAACAAATCCTGTGTGGATGCCCAAGCTTCCTTACAAGCTCTCTTTAACCAGTAGTTTTGGAAAGGTGCTACAGGAGACTGAAGGTTACTAGAGAGCCCTTTCTGGGGCTGCCACAGGTCGGGGAGGGGAATGAAATATCAAGTCTCTGGGCCCCAGATCTTCCTTGTCCAACCAGAGTTGTTCTGCCAAAGGTTTTTTTTGATCCAAGTTAGAAAACCACTGATCTaaactacaggcatacctcggagatattgcaggttccattccagaccaccacaataagcgAGTATCGCAATAAAGCgaatcacacaaattttttggtttcccggtGCATATAAATGTTgtgtttacactgtactgtagtctattaagtgtgcagtagaattatgtttttaaaatgtatgcctttattaaaaaatatgttattgctaaaaaatgctaaccatcatctaagcCTTCAGTGGGTTTTAATCCTTATGCGATAGTAGCAccaaagatcacagatcaccgtaacaaatataataataattttaaaatttgaaatattgggagaattacccaaaatatgacacagagacaaaaagtgagcaaatgttgttggaaaaatggcaccgatagacttgTGGATGCAGGATTGctgcaaaccttcaatttgtaaaaaatgcaatatctgcaaagtgtaATAAAGGGCAGCACAGGAaaacgaggtgtgcctgtatttTGGTCAGCAGTGAACATCAGTGTGTGGAATACACTTTGGGAATCACTGATTTAAGCAAATGGcttcagttttaattttgttaCTCCTACTGTGATAGCTATAACTCTAGGTTTTTTATTATTCTCATACACCCTATTTTCCcattaagcatttttatttttaggaagcCACATCGTTACAGGATATCAGTTTTCTTTTAAGCATATGATTTTAAATGGTTTGTTTCAGTGTTGTGTGTAACTTTACCGCATCCTAGATTAGTAGCGACATTTCTGTTGGCCAACTCCCATTTTATTATAGAAGTCAACTGAAAAAACAGAACTTAACAGCTAACATTGTTAGAATGTGTAATCTATTaaaagaggaatgaaaagaattttaaaacttcagtgaAATGAACAGTGCAGCTTATTTCATTCTCTTGGAATCAATTTTCAGGGCATGAACATTCAGTAATTGGATTCTTCTACTTCTTCTTAAAATTCCTCACTACAAGTTtgttgggttttaaaaaaaaaaagtgatgttttGGTCTCTGATTTGCTGAGGATCTTGCTGTGTGTCTGCTGAAACAAACATGTATCTGATTACGAGCGAGAGAATCACTAGACTAGAGAGTGGTTAGCAGGTCGAAGATGTTAATAAAGTGCTCTTCTGCAACCGTGCATTCTTTCCTCCTATCTGCAGTGCTCCAGCTGTGCCAGTTCATACTCGCTTTCTCCATTCAGCTCCGATTCTTTGGAGTCACCTGTCACTTTCCAGTCATACAAAGCCCGTGTCCTTTTTCACTCATACCAACACATCAGATGATGAGTTGCCTTCTTTCTAAGTCAGCCAGTGTCTTCAGGTGCCTATGTTTGGAGTTGGTTGTTGAACACCTTGCTGAATACAGATACCTGATATTCAAAGAAAGGTTATTAGTCTGGATGAAAGGTAGAAACTAGAAATGTGAGCTAAgccttttaaaagaatataaagagagaaaacaaggcAAATTCAGATGACACGCAAACCAAAAAGCGTTCCCATTAAACCACGCTAGCTTTCTAGGGGAGACTGAAACTAATGACGTCGCATGAGGTCCcatgttaaatgtaaatgaagACAAACTTTCTTAGAGGGAATCCAAAATTTCTACTGTGACTGAGGTGTCAAGGCAATAACGCCCATGGAGCTCTTTTTGTCCTCATGGTACTGCACCTACAGTTTGGATATTGTGACTTGTGCCTAGCTACCTAATTTTCCACGAGAACCCATCATTTCAATCAAGTATGTATTTTTGTAAGAATCACCATTTAAGAAACATCACAGTTACTCCTTAGATGTGATTTAAAGAACCGTGTGTCTATAATCTGGTGCCTTCTTGGTAAACAGTTATTGACAGTCAGTATAATTTaccctaaatttctttttttcaaatttaagttTTGAAAATAACCTCGATCTCAACTTGAATTTTCTCTTAAAAGCCAGTAGCCAAACACATGTGGAATTCCCAGGGCTAGCAGCTCTTGAGGCTTCAGAACAAACTGATATGCATTTGCTCTTCTGTCTAGTAGGTAAAGAGTAAGGCCCATTCATGGCCATATCAGTGCTCTTTCCTGCCAGGAGCTCACTGGTGACAGCTTTACTCTGAATCTGCTTTTCTTCCCCTCAGGTAACTTTGATATTAATACACAATTGAGTTCACTCTCAACTATCATAATTGGTTTCTAATTTTGTCTCAAAAGACTATTTTAGAAGAATTTCCCTCCAAACAACTGAAAGCTTTTAAAACATGGTTAGAGCACTGAAACCATTTTAAGATCTTTGTTACTATTTTTTGACTATTGGGTGGTAAGTAAAGTACTAATAACCTTTTCTAGAGTTTactagaaaaaaatccaatatgAGATCCATCGGTGGTttcctttttgaaatttttgaggagcttaaatgaaattatttctgcTAGAGAAGCAAGGTCAGATGAAAGATACAGCTTGGGGGCCAGCTGTTCCGGGCAGCGTCCCAGTTCAGTTTTGTCACCACAGAGTTTGTCTCTATAGATACGAACTATGCTTCAGGTACACACAGTTtctttttctaagtatttgtgtTTAGCtacatatgtttgtattttttctttttaatagaggTCATTTCTCTGGTTATTTGCTGCTTTCAGACCACCCAAATAAGGCAGATAGATCATGATTTggccccattttataggtgggaaGATTGCATGAAGCACTTAGGTCAGTGGCTAGTTCAAGGTCTCACAACGGAAATcagtgagagtctttctctggttttgttcTTAAACTTCAGGGCGAGTTGTCCTTGATGTTTCTTTTAGTCTCTGCCCTCTTTTTTTATCCAATCTACCCTAAAGCTCTTTTTCACCCAGCACTTTGATTCAAGTGcccctttgtttttcttctgttcttaTTAACCCATATTAGTGATATTGATGTAGTTGGGGACTTGGATGGGCATCTcttaaagtaaaacttaaaaaataaaccttattGTTCCTTCAGTCTTGGAGGTGGAACATTCCTAGGCCTATGTTGCTTGCTGACTGGTTGTGAGACCTTTGAAGAAGCTCTGGAAATGGCAGCTAAAGGCGACAGCACCAATGTTGATAAGCTGGTGAAGGACATTTACGGAGGAGACTATGAACGATTTGGCCTTCAAGGATCTGCGGTAGCATCAAGGTAGAGACTAAGTAGCTAGGAGCAGTAGTGATTAAACACAAGGCAACCTCTCCACCCTGGCTGTTtatttagttgttgttttttttaaatgtcaacccACCAGCCTGGTGCAAGGATCTATGGTATTGGAGCTCAGACTTGATCTCCTGCCCTTGATGAAGCACTGAGATGTTTAGCTCTTGATGCTTGTGCTTAAAATAAGGCAGCTTTGAAAGAAGGTTCTGGAAAACTGCAACAGTTTCCCCCGTTCCATTCTTGTCCAGATATCTagaggcatttaaaatttttttttccccgttAATAGCCATGCTACTTTGTCCCTATTAAGAAAAGGGCAGCCAACCATTCATACCGTAATCCTGTCTGCTTGTAAACCATGGTAGCCAAATCAGGTCATTTGAGCTCAATCAGAGTTATTCATAAAGCTTTCCACAGGACTTTGGTGGAAGCATGGGGCCTAAGGATGATTTTGAACACTCTCGCTAATATTTCCAACATAGCTTTGGCAACATGATGAGTAAGGAAAAGCGAGATTCCATCAGCAAGGAAGACCTCGCCCGAGCCACCCTGGTCACCATCACCAACAACATTGGCTCCATTGCTCGGATGTGTGCACTGAATGAGGTAAGGCCTTAACCTAGGGAAAGCCATGTGCCATTCATAAACATCGTTTGACAGTGCAATAACTGTTGACCCTCACAAAACCACAGATCCTTAGGAAACCTGCCCTTCCTCGTAGTCACACCTGGTAGAACATGAGGGGCGTGTGttgcggggagggaggggagtaCGTTTTAGTTTTAAGTAGGCACTAGATGATGACAAAACCATCTAACTGTGGAAACATGGTAAAAATGACAATCTATACCATAACCTCTCCAACCTCAAGGACACACACCTAATGAAGGGTGGCGAACATCTCTCTGCATCCTTGCAAATAATTGCAGGTAAAACATTCCACTTGCAATATTCGATATTCTCTCTGCTTTCAGCTTCTTTACAGTGTTGCCTTGTGGCATGGAGTTCAAGCAGCATTGTACAGGGCTATCAAAGCACAGAGAGCTTGCTACAGCTGAGGCCAGCCAGAGCCCCAGGCACAAGAAAGGGTGGACCTGATGACAGACCAAGCTTTGGTACCATGTTTTAAAACACTGCAAAATTCCTTTGGAAAGAATGGAACCCTTTTCTGAAGTACAAGATGTGTAAAGTAGATGTGTAATACAACTGAGTTGTATTAGGAAGACAAGAAAGAGGGGGCATGGAATAGGTAATAGTAGAAGAAGCACTAAAGAATCTAGTAGCATCAGtaatagaggttttttttaatataaattttaagagaaatatgACATACATACAGAAGAGGGGGCTTAAATCACAAGTGTACAGCCTGACgaattttcacacacacacacacacacacacacacacacacacacacacacacacacacacacacacacacaccccctaatACCCACCACACAGATCAAGAATTAGAACGTTACAGGTACTGCAGAAACCCTTTCCAACCCCCTTCTAGTTGAATAGTGGGCTGTTAAACAGGGTATGAGGCAGTCTTTATAATAGGTGGATGGCAGCCCTGCCTTTGAACTCGGGTTACAAGAGAGACATCCTCctttcacaatattttttttttcacatctttattggagtataaatgctttacaatgttgtgttagtttctgctgtacaacaaagtgaatcagctatatgtatacatatatccccacatccccttcctcttgagcctccctcccaccctccctatcccatccttcaaggtcgtcacaaagcatcgagttaatcttgtgctatgcagcagcttcccactagccatccattttacatttggtagggtaaatatgtcaatgctactctcacttcgtcccagcttccccttcccaccctgtgcCCTCAAGTTTGTCCTCTACGTCttcatctgcatctttattcctgccctgccactagattcatcagtaccacttttttaaattccatatatatgcgttagcatacagtatttgtttttctctttctgacttacttcactctgtgtgacagaccctaggtccatccacctcactacaaataactcagtttcatttctttttatggctgagtaatattccattgtatatatgtgccacatcttctttatccattcatctgtcgatggacacttacgttgcttccatgtctattgtaaatagtgctgcaatgaacattgtggtacatgactctttttgaattatggttttctcagggtatatgcccagtagtgggattcctgggtcatatggtagttctatttttagttttttaaggaccctccatactgttctccatagtggctgtatcaatttacattcccaccaacagtgcaggaaggttcccttttctccacaccctctccagcatttattgtttgtagaatttttgatgatggccattttgaccggtgtgaggtgatacctcattgtggttttgatttgcatttctctaatgattagtgatgttgagcatcatttcatttatttgttggccatccgtatgtcttctttggagaaatgtctatttaggtcttccacccatttttggattgggttgtttgtttttttgatattgagctgcaatgagctgcttgtatattttggagattaatcctttgtcagttgcttcatttgcaaatattttctcccattctgagggttgtcttttggtcttgtttatggtttcctttgctgtgcaaaagcttttcagtttcattaggtcccatttgtttatttttgtttttatttccattaccctaggaggtgggtcaaaaaagatcttgctgtgatttatgtcatagagtgttcttcctatgttttcttctaagagttttgtagtgtctggccttacatttaggtctttaatccattttgagtttatttttgtgtatggtgttagggagtgttctaatttcatcttttacatgtagctgtccagttttcccagcaccacttactgaagaggctgtcttttctccattgtctattcttgcctcctttgtcaaagatatacagtggtaaatgggattgtttccttaatttctctttctgatctttcattgttagtatataggaatgcaagagatttctgtgcattaattttgtatcctgcaaccttaccaaattcattgattagttctagtagttttctggtggcatctttaggattttctatgtatagtatcatgtcatctgcaaacagtgacagctttacttcttcttttcgaatttgcattccttttatttctttttcttctctgactgctgtggctaggacttccaatactatgttgaataatagtggcgagagtggacatccttgttttgttccttgtctcttgtaacattctttagtttaaagtctacttaatctgatatgagtattgctactccagctttcttgtgatttccatttgcatggaatatctctttccatcccctcactttcagtctgtatgtgtccctaggtctgaagtgggtttcttatagacagcatatataagggtcttgtttttgtatccattcaggcagtctgtgtcttttgtttggggcatttaatccatttacattcgaggtgattatcgatatgtatgttcctattaccattttcttaattgatttgggtttgattttatgagtctttttcttctcctgtgtttcccgcttagagaagttccttcagcatttgttgtaaagctggtttggtggttctgaattttcgtagcttttgcttttctgtaaagcttttgatttctccatcgaatgtgaatgagatccttgctgggtagagtaaggttgtaggttttttcttggttgtaggtttttccctttcatcactttaaatatgtcccaccactcccttctggcttgcagagtttctgctgaaagatcagttgttaaccttatggggatccccttgtatgttatttgttgcttttcccttgctgcttttaataatttttctttgtatttaatttttgatagtttgattaatatgcgtctcggcatgtttctctttaggtttatcctgtatgggactctctgcacttcctggacttgattgactatttcctttcccatgttaggatagttttcgactataatgtcttcaaatattgtctcagaccctttctttttctcttcttcttctgggccccctataatttgaatgttggtgtgtttaatgttgtcccagaggtctctgagactgtcctcaactcttttcattctttcttctttattctgctccctggcagttatttccaccattttatcttccagctcacttatccattcttctgcctcagttattctgctagtgatttcttctagagtatttttaatttcagttattgtgttgttcatcattgtttgtttgctctttagttcttctagatccttgttaaatgtttcttgtatttttctccactctgtttccgagattttggatcatctttactatcattactctgaattctttttcaggtaggttgcctattttgtcttcatttatttggtcttgtaggtttttaccatgctctttcatctgtaacatatttttgtctttttttttttttttgattggtgtggctgtattcctgtcttactggttgt is a window encoding:
- the PANK1 gene encoding pantothenate kinase 1 isoform X5 codes for the protein MAESKIADLQLHKLDELDCLIQGLLYVDSIGFNGKPECYYFENPTNPELCQKRPYCLDNPYPMLLVNMGSGVSILAVYSKDNYKRVTGTSLGGGTFLGLCCLLTGCETFEEALEMAAKGDSTNVDKLVKDIYGGDYERFGLQGSAVASSFGNMMSKEKRDSISKEDLARATLVTITNNIGSIARMCALNENIDRVVFVGNFLRINMVSMKLLAYAMDFWSKGQLKALFLEHEGYFGAVGALLELFKMTDDQ
- the PANK1 gene encoding pantothenate kinase 1 isoform X4; the encoded protein is MVEKSSGGDNKIADLQLHKLDELDCLIQGLLYVDSIGFNGKPECYYFENPTNPELCQKRPYCLDNPYPMLLVNMGSGVSILAVYSKDNYKRVTGTSLGGGTFLGLCCLLTGCETFEEALEMAAKGDSTNVDKLVKDIYGGDYERFGLQGSAVASSFGNMMSKEKRDSISKEDLARATLVTITNNIGSIARMCALNENIDRVVFVGNFLRINMVSMKLLAYAMDFWSKGQLKALFLEHEGYFGAVGALLELFKMTDDQ
- the PANK1 gene encoding pantothenate kinase 1 isoform X3, with translation MDIGGTLVKLVYFEPKDITAEEEQEEVENLKSIRKYLTSNTAYGKTGIRDVHLELKNLTMCGRKGNLHFIRFPSCAMHRFIQMGSEKNFSSLHTSLCATGGGAFKFEEDFRTIADLQLHKLDELDCLIQGLLYVDSIGFNGKPECYYFENPTNPELCQKRPYCLDNPYPMLLVNMGSGVSILAVYSKDNYKRVTGTSLGGGTFLGLCCLLTGCETFEEALEMAAKGDSTNVDKLVKDIYGGDYERFGLQGSAVASSFGNMMSKEKRDSISKEDLARATLVTITNNIGSIARMCALNENIDRVVFVGNFLRINMVSMKLLAYAMDFWSKGQLKALFLEHEGYFGAVGALLELFKMTDDQ
- the PANK1 gene encoding pantothenate kinase 1 isoform X7 encodes the protein MLLVNMGSGVSILAVYSKDNYKRVTGTSLGGGTFLGLCCLLTGCETFEEALEMAAKGDSTNVDKLVKDIYGGDYERFGLQGSAVASSFGNMMSKEKRDSISKEDLARATLVTITNNIGSIARMCALNENIDRVVFVGNFLRINMVSMKLLAYAMDFWSKGQLKALFLEHEGYFGAVGALLELFKMTDDQ
- the PANK1 gene encoding pantothenate kinase 1 isoform X6; this translates as MAAKGDSTNVDKLVKDIYGGDYERFGLQGSAVASSFGNMMSKEKRDSISKEDLARATLVTITNNIGSIARMCALNENIDRVVFVGNFLRINMVSMKLLAYAMDFWSKGQLKALFLEHEGYFGAVGALLELFKMTDDQ